Part of the Echeneis naucrates chromosome 18, fEcheNa1.1, whole genome shotgun sequence genome is shown below.
ACAAAACTCACTGTGTTTTGATACATATTCAAGAAAATTGAAGCACGTGAAtgtataaacaaacatttcatgtcacagttgtatttctgtttgtagAGTCAAACAATGAATCAACTCAATCAAGTGGAAAAGACCCAGAACAGAAGAAAGTAGATCCACTGCTGCCAACAGGTTTGTCTACTGAAGcaacatttcagtattttgatttcagtcagatgaGAAGATCAACTCCACTCTGATGTTTCTTATTCATGAAAACATGGAACAAAAGACATTACTTGAGggttcaaataattttttgactCTTTTTGAAATacctgactctttttttttttttttgggccatACAGTCTGCAACAAGAGAATAACtcctcatgaatattcatgaaaagACCTTCAAATATCTACCAGTCCGCTTTTAGTGAATATGATTTCATCTTTCACAAAAAGTACAATCTTGTAAAATCTTCTCTGAGTTTCAGAGAGCATCCATACTGTCATTGTTCACATCTCCATAATTACGGAGAAACATGTCTGTCGGctcacagttgtgtttctgtttatagAATCACTAAATGGATCAGCTGGAGCAGGTGGAAAGACTGCAGATCCGAGGGGATCGAGAACAGCAATGACGAAAGGTTTTTGTTCACAACAGGCAATTTATGCCTGTTTTACACCTCCTACaatattttctcaattttctttttatgttagCAAGCAATAAAATTGCTAACATATTTTGTATTCTTCCTGAAAACAGGATTATGTAATTTGCCAGACAAAACTCACTGTGTTTTGATACATATTCAAGAAAATTGAAGCACGTGAAtgtataaacaaacatttcatgtcacagttgtatttctgtttgtagAGTCAAACAATGAATCAACTCAATCAAGTGGAAAAGACCCAGAACAGAAGAAAGTAGATCCACTGCTGCCAACAGGTTTGTCTACTGAAGcaacatttcagtattttgatttcagtcagatgaGAAGATCAACTCCACTCTGATGTTTCTCATTCATGAAAACATGGAACAAAAGACATTACTTGAGggttcaaataattttttgactCTTTTTGAAATacctgactcttttttttttttttttgtcaaatgacTTAGATTTCACGAGACCTGTGACATGCTCCAAAATAGCTGTGACCTGACTTGGATCTCCCCCAATGTTATAAAAAcagctcaggaaaaaaaaaaatagcaatcCTTTTTCCTTTATGAGGACCATGAGGCCAGACAGAGCAGCATGTGGCTGGAGCTAAAATCCCACACTTCAGCCGTCACTTGTACTCTGGTGTGAATGGTGCACGGCTCACAGCTGATAGCGGGGACGACAGGAAGTTTGGCTGCTGAGTTCAGGGGACAACAATAGTATGTGTGGGACAGGATGCAGATTCACACTGCTGCAGAGGATATCCACCTCCCCACTCCTCTGTCATGACTTTTCATCCCAACTCTGACACGTTGAGTGAGGGCTCGCCCTTGTCTCACAGAATGACCCTAAAACTGTGCCAAACCAAATAGATGCAAACATGCAACTTTGAACCTAAAATAGAGGAAATGTTTTACACAGACAAAGTGATATTAGCGACAGTGGCTtgatggatttgaaatgaattccAAGATTACACATTAGTTTGAAATATTGTACTCTGACCTCAGACAGGATGAAGAACAAAACTATCCATTACTAGAGAGTGAAAAGTTCTGCCAGGTCACAGATGAAAAATGTATCCcaagaggctttttttttaatcaaatatttcaACAGGTACCTCAATTAAAACAAATGGTCTGATATTTGGGGAACCTGAAAAGGTCAGATCAGAAGATCAACTTGTTAGCTGAGCTCTATCTTTGAAAATCACTAGCCCAATAATAACTATAAAACTTATGTTTCTTTGAATATATTTGTTTCCTATCGTATTTAATACTTTGGGCCCATAATGAAATTCATCTTACATCCATTTCTTTAGAACTAagcctgatgttctttttaAGAGGGAAAGGATGTACTAAAGTATTATTTGGTATTTgttatgtacacacacacacacatatatatatatatatatatatatatatatatatatatatataaatgtgtgtgtgtgtgtgtgtgttgttttctttttcctattAGTTTCACCAAATGAAGCTGTCCAAAGCACCCATCCTCCCGTTTCAAAGACAACAGTCCGCTCTGAGATCAAGAAAACAGAGGCATCACCTGCCAGAGGTAACGCACCATCAAGAACATTAGGAATTGTATCAGTTTCACTGCCTTAACAGCAAGGTCTGGTGATTCTGGAAGTAATCAGCAGTTTTCTAAGATGCCTGTTTTTAAACCCAAATGTAAACAAGTCGGTCCTTTTGTCAGGCGCTGATGATAGTGTCACGCTTGGAATGAATGGTCCTGGTGAGTATCACTGTGCAACCATATCTGACTGtgtctgcacacaaacaaacaagtgtaGTTAAATCATGAATCAGTTGGATTGGTAAtcaaaaaaacattgttttgaaaGGTTCTCAGACTGGAAATGATGAGAAAGCCCCCCCCAAACAAGGTAAAGTGTccaacgcccccccccccccccccccccccaaaactgTGGGCTGTCAGCTGTGCTGTCGAAATGGTTGTTAAACGTCACATTTTAAAGTGTGCTCCATCACAgatctctccttctctgtggaTTAACTTTAGACAACAAGCTGTGGTGGATTCTGCTGCCTGTTGCTCTGGTtctagctgctgctgctgccaccatcTTCAAATTCAAACGCAAGAAGATCAACGACTGCACAGGTACACGCATAGGTGGACTCTCTAATGTCTCAGTAGATTTTTACAATCAGTGATGAACgatgaatgaatcaatgtttaagagatgcttcatatttttttctttcattctgcaGAAACTATTGATACGGGAACTGAGAAGTAAGTTTGACCTCTGGCGTTCACATGTGCATTTTAAGGGTGCGTGAACAAGCAAAGCATTCAGCCCTCTGTCTCTTTGGCTCTTCTCAGCGCATCTTTCCAGAGCAGACCTGAAAGCACCAAAGATGGTGTCATGCTCCTCGGAGTGAAGTCATCAGGCGGGGAAGAAAATGGTGAGCTgccttttgtctctttcctACAAGAGGTCATTCCAGGTTTCTTCTGTTTGTGCATTCTTCCAACACTTGGTAAAGCTGTTTATCCAGATACAAATTTTGAGTAATTCCAGGGAAGGTACTGGCTTTTAATATCTCATTGTACTGTGTGGGCTTTTGGGGCTTTTGCTGGGCAACAGAAGGTGTTTCCTGTGATTTTGCACCCCCGCCCTCAAACAAGCAGCAGGGCTTGAAAGATAGTGACTTCCTAACATAAACACGGATTATTCTGGACAGGAGCTATTGTGTGGCCAGTAAATGTCAGGACGGGCCAGACGCTGCaggcgtgtgcgtgtgttgcgGTGGGGGAGGCTGAAAGCATGTGCACATCCACAGGTGCCTGTGTCATTTGTGATTTGTACGCAGACTCTTCACTCCACCCATGTAGAAAAAAATCTGGGTACTAAATGGTCTACCTTCCTTTCCCAATACAATCAGGCCTCGATGACTTGGCTGAGAACTTCACATGGGAAATTGAGTCATACTGTTGGAATTTCGCTTCGGAagaatgtgtttatgttgtttcaGACTCCTGTATTTCTTTGGAGTGTAACTTTATAATTTCTTATGAAGCTGCAAAGCCTGCTATCTACATGTCAGAATTGCATTCTACACGGATAAAACCTCACAATTCCTTCACCCATAAGCTACCAAATGCTGCATTTTGTCAATGTCATGACGTTAAAGTCAGTCCCACCGTAAAAATCTAGAATCAGTCCAAACTTTGAAGGTTATTGTGCAAAATGTTCTCAAGCTGTTTCAGTGTCAAGACAATGGGTTAACTAACTTTTGAATGTGAGAAGTGGTTTTGCTTCCTGACTACAGCGACATCCTGTCCAGCGCTGTTCATGGCCAATGCAATGCTGCTGTCTGGTGTTGTCcaagtagaaaaataaagagagacatGACCAATCGGGTCTCTGCTTTAGAGAACCTGAAAACCTTCTCTATTCAATAAAATGATCATAGACAGTTGTGTTCTTTTCTCCTTGTGTGGGTTCATCAGTTgcctgttgttttgtgtgtttcagtggcTGCGAGATAAAAACAGAGGGGATCAGCCAGTGGATGTAACAGCTGTCATCCACATACTGATTATGTggaggaacttttttttttctgtgaacttCGTGAAACATTTTTGATGCAGAAAAGTATTGATCGGTGGTTTTCATGTATGATCGCTGCTGTTGCAGCAGCTTTATGACTGTGATCACCAATCTTACAGTCTGTGAACCAGTGACAACTTAAAACTGCAACTCTCTTTAAAATGCTAGTATAATCAAAAGGTGTCAGTATTCTGCTGATGCAGCCTCAATACAGCTTCATATCTCATCTCATGTAAGATGCACTGATCTCACCTCCATCACATATTTGACATAATAAAGCACTGTTGATTTCATAGTTTAAGAATGATCCTTTGTCATTAAACGTTGTGCTTTTTTAGtcttgttttgtattgtttgtgtgtatgtctgtggttgtgtgtcaCTCAGCGTTACCATAAAATAGCATAGGAACTGGATCTTCTGCGGCGcactctttttttaatttgtatgaTTCAGAAGTTTTTTCGTTGGattgtctgtttcatttttccagTTTCTTTTATTGAAATATGTTTAAGCCAAGGATTTTGCCTTCCAAACAATATTGTTCATTAACtaatgactttgtgtgtgtgtggctaaaGTTAAAGAAATTAGAAGAGTTTCACAGTACTGGTATTTTGATACTTATATTTCAGCACAATGACTcgataaagcagatgaaaatgtttgtatttaaaagCATCAGAGCTGCTTTATGGCTGGATTTTGGTGGTCAACCTCAGtttcaataataaataactaaaaatggCTTTGTTGTGcgggttttttatttatttagttgtttatttgttgttgttcattaaataatgttttgaaCTTATTTTTTACAAGAACTTAAATCACCTGAAATTGAACACTTTGCTGTGCAAAAGTTCTAAAATGATACTTCATTCAACTGTGAGAAATCtgctggtttttctttttgttggttttaattGAAGATGAACAGTATCACTATGGTTGGCCACTAGAGGGAGCAATCAGTCAACAGAAGACAGAAGCAACCATAGTCCACCTCCAAGTTGGACAGCTGGTGCTTATTGCTGAATTTATTTCAGAAGTTTTAAACAGACGGGTGCAGTGCTTCAGTCTTCATAACCATTCTCAGAGATGCAGGAAGGATACATCCATCACTAGTTTAAATGAAGTATTTCTTTGATTAAATCATTCGTCCTTCATGGGAAAGGGTTGCCTGACTTTAGCTGTTTTGTGCAGCACACATGGCCTCCATCTTGAATTGATTCACTTACAGTTACGAGCACTGAGGCTCTCTGTGGCCTGTAAGCTGACACTGGCTGACAGCTTTGAGCATCGACACGCATCCATCAAAGAGACAGTGAGCAGGTTGGGAGGGGGTTCATCACACAAATCTACGCCATGCCAGCTGCGGTATCAGCTGAGTTACGATCTGGATGTCATGtcactctctgtctttctgtgctGTTGCCACTGACAGATTAATGTGAGTAAGAAATGAGTCCAGGTAAAGGTACAAATTAATTCAAGCAAGGTGTTCTGTGGGGTTTTGTCGTGCTTCAGGTGCATTTATACCAACCCCTTCCAAATATCAAAGGCACTAATTATGACATTAGGACTTTTTGGTACTTGAAGGTCATTTGATAGTCATTGAGGTCTGAGACCCCACCAGGAGAGtgtgagaaatgagaaaaggagaactgaatgaaagaaacaaagataacTGGttctgaggaaaatattttgccTTCCCCCTTAATCAAAGGGAGACGGGTCAGCTGTGAGCAAGACCAGCAGGGTCACGCCTCCACGTGCAACTAGCTATCTTCCATATGAAATGCAACTCGGCCAAAAGGCTCCTGTTGTTAAATTTCATGGGGGAGGGCACTGGGTTCAACGTGCAGCCTGTTTCACTGGTCAGACGCCTGGTAGACCAGCAGCCTGCCATACCAGTGTTTTGACAGCGAATAACAGAGGGTTTAAATGAACTGCCCGGGATTTGTAACTTGAAACAtattggttatttatttatttatttttgcctcatTCGGGGAAACAGCAGTTGGTACACAGGACGAATTGACAAGTAGATTTTGGTTATCTCTTACCAACAGTGAGTAAAGGTCGCAAAGCAGAGGTGCTTCTCATTAAAGGCCCAGTCTCTGCTCTGTTGTCTTTAAAGGTCACAGCAAAAGAGAAGGATTGACTTGTGTTTTACTTAAGAATTGTAATCCAGCAGAGATTACGAGTCTTGCGCAGTGAGACAGGAGCCACAGTCAGAAAGGGCTTCACACAAAAGTTAATAAAGAGTCAAAATGTAATACAGTGGCACTGGAAACATCTTGTGCACGGGCTACAGCCAACTGATTGATCTAGCTGAGGTAACAGTTGGTGTCAACACATTTAGTCACCTGAGGTTTTAGCTGCATCATTACAGCACTGAAAGAGTGTTCGTCTTATTATCAAGATGTTGATGTGACATGTTGAGTTTCCAATAATTATCATTTGTGTtaatctgctgcagtttttcacTTGTAAACTCTGGTCATGTATGGAGTAATCCTACTCTCACAACTAAATATAGTCTTTCCCGTGCCCTGACTTTACTGCTTTGTATATGATAGCATGCATCTGCTATACACATGAGCTAAGCAGTACATGGCCACTTTTCAACCAATTTAAGTTAACCCACATCACTGTATGATGTATGTCAACCAAGCGTGACAGCAACTGCAGATAGGATTTGGAGTCCAGGTCCTCTAGTTGTGCTGGGTCTACATGAAAGacagttttaattttgattcaagggaaatatattttttttatattaaccTTGAATATTTCATCCAATCCAAGACAAATTCAATAAATGTAAACCTAATGCTtattttttccagcttttttcTGCTGACCCCCATGATGTCATTTTACACAATGATTCTTTGGCTGATTGTTAGGTTTTATGATGCACTGTAAATGCAGGCTGTTAGGTCTAAAGGAAAGCTCACTCAGCAGCTGTACTGACCTTGTTTATTCCACATAGATTTGGTGAAAACCTCAGTCAAACCCACTCACACGATGAAAGTGCAGACAGTGTCAACAGTACAGTAAaaccttttatgttttttcattaCTTTCTAATTAAGTGAACAAATGTAATCGAGAAGAGGAATGAGTTTAGTAAGTTAACTATTCATTTGCAAAGTAAAGTTAACATCCCCCTTTTTTTGCATGAATTGAAGAGCCTGCATCCACAAAGGGAGAAACACTAGCTGAAGCATGTGACTGATTTCTGTGGCATATCTGGTTCTTCACATGTGACTGTTCGcgccctctctgtctctctcgtgTCCACTGGATTCCATTTCCCTTTTCCAGCAGAGCTGCCGGAGGTAAGAGGAGTAGATCCAGTTACTGGCAAATTTCTGTTGAGCCAGTTCATGATGAGGGATAAACTGCTGATGAGCTGAACAACTGTGCCCAGTTTTTCCCTgccaaatgtacacacacatacacatatgctCAGAGTAAGATGagatgcagagagacagaagagacatTTTCCTCCCTAATGGGAAAGCCCTGCAGATAAGCTTGGGATTGGGCGTagatgtctgtttttatttgtttgggttAGACTTCCACAAGGGAAgctgttttgcttgttttacaCACAACTACAACCCTGTACGAATTGAAAACCGCTCAAATTGATTTCGATCTTgaatttctgctccttcttgcaTCCTTTTGCTATAGATGCCTGGACGGTGAATTAGCATTTAGGGTCCCAAAGCAATGTGCCTCAGGCGTTCCCCCATTTTAAAACTGGTACCATTTTGCAGGCAGtgtgttaattatttttttactgtcaataaaaagaaaataactccACATTCTCATTTTTAGTTTTGGCCACCTCGATGCTAACATGTGAGTAATTTCTTGTCGCACATGGACACAGAGCCCAGTgtggaaacaataaaaacatcccCAACATCCCTTTTCCAAACATGATGCTGAACTTCCCCTCGCAGGCGGCAGACAACATGTTGCCTCTGACATGTAGCAACACAAATATTCTCTCCAAACATTGGTCAGTTATTTTATTCGAGCGTCactcagcagccaatcagagacgaGCTCTGGTGTGATTGGTCCCACCCTCTGGTCAGATGAGTGGGAGGAAGGTATAAATAATCCTGCTAAAGTTTGCTTGCTgcagtgagtttgtgtgtgcaaagcCCGTGTTGCTGCCGGAGGGAGCACACCGCCCTCTGTGAATGTACCTATGAGAAGCTAATTGTTTTGCACTCAGTAACATTTAAGGTAAGTGTAACATTGTGTGTCGGGGGGGGTCATGGCCGTCTggctgtctgtgtctgagttCAAACTGTCCGTCAGCAGGGAGCTCTGCTGAAGCCCAGGACCACAGCCCGCTCCTGGACTCAACTGCTGCCAACATGGTCGCCACTAGCACACTGAAGGCAAAAAGCAGCGAGTGCGTCTCCGACCTGGTGGACCGAAGATACGAGCAGGCTGGCATTGAGAAAGGTGAGCTCTTGTGTGCTGGTTGCCGGATGGCTCCAGTTGTGTGCTTGTTTATCCCTGTGTGGTGCATGGCTGCAgcagtggagggagggggggggagtcAACAGAGGATGAAGTCATCTCTCCAGCTTGTCCGCCAGCCACATGCATACAATGGCCATCTAACTGCTGCCTTTTCTACCCCAGCAAACAGGTTTCATTCCAGCTCTGAGGCTTAGGACATGGgttctgtctttgtcttgttAGGGCTGTCATATCTGTacagaaaagcagaggagaTGCAAGAATAGATGGATGCCCTGAACAATTAATGCATTTGCAGTTTAACACTGACGTGTTGAAATGGCCTGCCATTAGTTTGTTTAAAGATAAAAGCTGGTGTTGTTTCCAAAGATGTACAAATTCCACTCTTTTCTCAGATCTGGATTTCTGGGATTACTGCTTAGCTGAGCCTCAGAGGAATGCAGATGTGGCCGAGGACAGAACCTGTCAACAGCTGGCCAAGATGTTTGAAAACTGCCTGTCGCGAGCTAAGAAGACAACACTGCACTGCTCCTCTGTGCTGGTACCAGAGAAGCTGACCCGGAGAATAGCTCGTGAAGTCCTGCGGCTGGCCTTGTGCGAGCCCTGTGGCCTACGGGGCTGCGTCCTCTATGTCCATCTGGAGCTGGACAAGGGCTGCAAGCGGCTGGAGCGCATCGTGTACGATGCCACAGTGGTGCCCACGTTTGAGTTGACTCTTGTCTTTAAGCAGGATGGCACTGCCTGGCCCAGCCTACGGGACTTCTTCTTTATGGGAACCTGCTTTGCGCCAACTTTCAGGCATGTACTTAAACTGAGTCCAGGTTTCCGACTCGTCAAGAAAAAACTGTACTCCTCCTCGGCTGGCACCGTGATAGAGGAGTGCTGAACTGGGATGGTTTAGAATGGGATATTGGGTTTCCTGTGGGTAAATGCACTTCTGCCCAAATATAAATGACACTCTACTGGTGTCACATTTTCTACAGTGTTTTTGTACAATGCTTTTTGTCAGTTCAATTATTGGTAGCCGGTCAGTCCACTTTGAAACTTGGGATTTAAAGTTAAATGCTTGAGCATAAATGAGCCTGATGGATCTGGGTTTGGCCTCAGTGTTTCAAAAATGTCGTTTTTAACAGCAAAATTGTAATATtctgtatgttgtgtttttgttttgttcctaaCAAGAGCATTTAATAtgcaaacacaattttaaattgTACATTTTGCAGATGAATGTAAAACTATGTTCACATCAACATGATTGAGAGGGACATACTGTGGGTACACTTTTGTTAAAGACACTAGCCACTTTGTAGATGCATCTGCGAGTTTCCAGATACATTGAATGTGTTCGGCAACAGTTAAAACACCTAGGCTTGAATAGGAGCTTGAAATTTAGTCTTTGGGGGCCATATGTAGCGAGTTGTACGATGCTGTATTTAGGGCTACAGTTGTTTTAAGACTGAATGTTTAGTGAAGATGCTGCTGTCTTGCTGTGGACTCACACTAAGGGAATGTGGAGGCCTTAAATGtcatagaattttttttttttttttttcactgagaTCACAGCTACGCCTGTTTCTGTTTAGTGTAAgtgttttattgcatttttattttatatctgtcTACCCCTTCTGCGAAACCATCTTTTTCAGTGCAGAACCTTCATACATTATTAAAGGGATGGTTCatcaaaatgttaatgtttatttgattttatgtaACATTAATTGCACTGTGCAAGGAAATTACTGGCTCTTGAAATagaattgtttttctttctttctttctttctttctttctttttctgccatAAATTGAAATTTTGTAACTTCTTATTTTTGGTGCCATTTGAATTTCTTGTTGAAGGACATCAGGTCTTGTCTACttgacaataaaatatttaaaccttactttgtactgtttttttttttttttttttttttttgtaagactTGATTCTGTCCATGATGTGCACTCTGAATAATAGATTGTTCAGTACCCACAGATCATTACTGTACAATTTCTGCAGCTGTAACGATGAAGTCTGGAGTTGGAAGACAATGCAGGCTTTTTAAGAGGACAAAAGGCACAACAAAATCTCAAGAATGCGTGACAGAAGTATTAGCCACCAGCtgcataaaataacaatttaataTGCAACTGTAATGTTGGTTATTTGACAGAAGTTATTCCATCAAGCTACCAAACTCCAATCACTTTAATATTTCCAAGTATAGGCTGTGACACAACAAAGAACCAATGAACACTGATGTAACTATATTTGTCTCTGTACTCACGAGTATCATCAGCTTGTTGAACATGTAATTTCTCTGCAGACTTGTGGGGTAAGTAgctgtctctgctgtgctccTGAAGCTGTTTGCACTCGTACATTAGTTTCTTGTGTGAATCTGCAGAGTTTGTGTGACATTTCTCCCACTCTCTTTAATGGAGATGTCTCCATAGTGATTTTGAAGGCCTCTTGTTTGGAAAGCATTCAAATAGGAGTCTGCTGAATAAAGGACTTTGACACTTATGTGGGACATTTGTAGTAATGCCATTTGCGCTCAAGACTTTTCTGCAATGCGTCCTCTCATCTTTGTAAATGCAGGGTTAGAGACGGCAGTAAATGGGCCACTAACACTGCTGAATTACTAAATGCTGATTGTGTAAAGATTAGCAATTATACAGTGTCATTCTTGCACAAACAAGTGAACAGACTGACATGGTTGCAAGACATTAATGGCAGAAGCACATGATCTTGTGCAAGATGCATCACTGCCATTGTGTAAGGACAAAGCATTAGTGATCATTTACCCAGTGTTGCAGGCAGCCAACCTCATCTGATCCCTTTGCCCTGCTGAGCTAAACTGGGTCAGCAACACTACTTTGTATTATTGAGCTCATAAAATATATGCAACTCGACAAACATCTGTCTGCATATTCACATATTAATCTACCACCTCTATCTTATActatattaaatattgaaacCTGTTTGTATAAAtcatggaattttttttaatgcaaccCATCATTTCTACAGGACTTAACTAGACATAATGAAGATATTTCTATTCAATAACATGTAGATAATTAAAATGCTCTTGTGTATTTTACATGTTTATGCTTTATGCAGTgcaatttaaattgttttattatatgTTTTATTGATTCATGCATTTTCCAGAGAAAACAGTTTTCAGAAAATAACTACAGTACTACAACTGGGACATTTTGGGGGAAATTTCAGTAATGATTGTCAAGCTGGAGCCAGAAGAGGAATATTTTCAACTTTGTATAAAGACTGCAAACATGAAAAGCAGCTAATCTGGTAATTCAAATTACAATTTTAAGGAGGGAGTGGGGCAAGTGTAAGAGactttcttttcctccccaTGTGAACTCTTTGAGTATAGTCGGTGAAGTTAGGTTGCCAGGAAATATTATTCAAAATGTCAGAACTTTAAAAACCAGCACATATCTTGCCCAAAAATTCAATTTTATCCATCCATGGGACACTGTCTCAATGAGCCCCTTTAATTGTGACATTTGGACCTTATATCATCCTTGATCGTGCTGTATGTCCAAAGAAAGGCAACGATAGTAAGTGCTGCTCAGGAGGGGTTGACTAGAATAATTAATGTAGCTTCAAGTCACATGGAAAAGTACTGAAGGTCTTTTCACATTGCTGCAACCAAAGCCAACTGAGCTTCACTGAACCAGCTTGGCAGCTCATTCACTGAAGCTCATGAATCTGTTGGTGGTACTTGAGATCCACGATATCAACATGAGTCATCTCAACCCTGCATAGTGGAGTTTCCATGACAAGACAATGTTGTGGAAACGGTTCCACGCTGCATCACCTGCAGAGTCAAACACATTGATCAGACATTAAACAGCACATAGCCTTGACAGCTGACAGATGTTTACCAGCTCTGAGTTGCCAATCCATCCCTAAGGGGTCATCTGAGTTACTAGATGAGCTCGTTTTTCCCGCGAGATGAGCTGGGGTAGATTTCATGTTTCCTCCTGACTAAGAAAACAAACTTCTTCTTGGAGCAATTGAAATCTGATAAATTTGGCCAAAGGGTCTGAGTTGTCACATTGGGACCAGCTCAATTTGTAATCTATATTTGTTTAGTCTTCTCCCgaatttatgtttatttaagtACATAACATAATTTATATATAGCGTTTTTGCtcataattatcattttttatattgattcagaaaatatttagcTGTATTTATCTAACTAGCTTTCACATAACTCTCTAGCATAGGGTGTCTACACTTAAATGTACAATGCCAACAAGAAAGAGATCCTTGTTTACAAGTTCAGTAGTCTCATTTGGTACTATGTTTGGGACTGATGTTGGATTTCTATTACCGTTACTTCACACCAGAAAAAAAGGAGGCAAAAAGTGTGAAATTTTGCTAGTTGGCAGTATAATATTAAAGATTTTGATGTTACCTGACGAGAGTATATTTTAAATGCCACAAATTCACTCTGCCCTATTTACTGGTTGCGGCCCCTCACAATGACTTCCAAACAGGAGAGGGAGAGTTCAGTCCAGAGAAAGTTGGATTCATGAAATGGTTGGGTTGGTAAACATGAGCTTGCTGTTTGCTCTCTACTGACGTTGCATCACATGCGTCAAGCATATTGAAATTCAAATCTTGCTGCCATTTGAGCTGGCAACATGTAAATCTACTTTGCATTTCTAAGCAGCAGTCAATGTGGGAAATGTGACAAAACACAAGCAGTGGGACAGTGTCCAGAGTATATGACTGATGTTATTAGGCCAATACAGGAACACAGGCAAATTTTAAGATATTTACATTTCTTCAATATGTTAGCATGCTTACACACTAAACGACATTGAATAAGGTTCATATACTCACTAAATATCAATATTTTAGTGTCATTGTAATCATGTCATATGGTTTTTCTCATGGCCAAATGTCTGTAAAAGTCACT
Proteins encoded:
- the LOC115059064 gene encoding DNA damage-inducible transcript 4-like protein; protein product: MVATSTLKAKSSECVSDLVDRRYEQAGIEKDLDFWDYCLAEPQRNADVAEDRTCQQLAKMFENCLSRAKKTTLHCSSVLVPEKLTRRIAREVLRLALCEPCGLRGCVLYVHLELDKGCKRLERIVYDATVVPTFELTLVFKQDGTAWPSLRDFFFMGTCFAPTFRHVLKLSPGFRLVKKKLYSSSAGTVIEEC